The DNA sequence GCTGCTGGGGTGTCCTTGGGTTCACTTCCCAAGAGGGTGGGCAGAGCTGGCCAGGCTCCAGGTTTGAATCCTTATCCTTGGGCAGGTTGTAAGTGGGGATGGTGCCTGCCAGGTGCTGGTAATTCCTTCATGCTACACTGTGGGGCATATGAGACACACCCTCCTGGAGCCAGTCCTCATCTGTGTCACCGTGAGAGCTCTGCCCCCAGAGCTGTGCTACTTCTTCCTTACAGCTCTTCACCCAGATCTTTGGGGTTGGTGTGAGAACTGCTGACCGGTGGTACCAGGAAGGGTTGCGAACCCTGGATGACCTCCGAGAACAGCCCCAGAGACTGACTCAGCAGCAGAAAGCAGGTGAGCCTTCCAGAGAAGCTGGGCCCTGGGCTTCCCAAAGCCGCCTGAACCTGAAAGCTGAAGTGTCTGCACCTGAAGCCCTCAGCACCGACACTCAGGCTATGCCCATTCCCTAGAGAGCAAGGTGTGGAGTGGTACAAAGGGGTTCGGCTTCCCACCTAGTGGAGTCAGGATCTGTGGTAACCCTTTCTCTGTGAATGATGATATATGGTCACAGCAACTGCCATGATGTTCCCGGGATTCACCTCCTGGTTAGACTTCGACCTGAGGCTGGAGACAGTCTAGACCCCAGGCACACATGCCCGTTGTGATACTTGGTGTGTGGAGGCCTGTGGGGGGACTGGCACCATGTAGTGGAAAGAGCGACACGTTTAGAGTTGTTAGGCCCAAGTTGGAGTCATGTCTGCCATTTACCAGGTAGGTGATGATAGCCTGAGATGTAACTTCTGTGAGACtgctacattttctggaaaatgggaagaaatgtCAGTGTGAAATGTGTTAGCTCCTCTGTGAGAGCTGGCAAGTGTTCAGCAGATACTCTGTTCTCCCCCCAACCACCTGCCTGGCCGCTCCAGCCATGCTGAAGGAGCCCCCACAGTGCAGCAGGCACGGCCAGGTCACTGCCTCTTCATACACCCTCTCTGGGGCTGCTGCCTGGTACAGTTGACAGGAAGTGATACCTGCAGAGCTGGTTGCATTTGATCTCTTCTCCCCATGATAAAGGTAGAGAAGAATGGCCAGTGGAGTCCACTGAGAGCTCACCTGTGCCAAATGCTGCTGTTCCTCACATTTTAACCTATTTGGCTGGGCaccatggttcatgcctataatcccaggactttctgaggccaaagtgggaggttcgcttgaggccaggagtttgagattcacctgggcaatgtagcaagacccccatctcttcaaaaaataagaaaaattagctgggcctggtggcacatgcctgtagtcccagctactcaggaggctgagacaggaaaatcaCATGAGccctaggagtttgatgttgctgtgagatctgattatgccacagcactctgactTGGGTGATAGaatagaccctgtctcaaaacaaaaacagctctCTTCTTTACTGTGTGTGGAAGGTAGAATGATACCTCTTTGATAAGTGAAGAGACAAAAGTAGGCCAGAGTGAACTGATCCTACTTGGCAGAGCCATTTATTCATGTCTTTTTACCAACTCTTagtcccattttatggatgggaAAACTAAAGCATTAAAAAGGATAGTCTGTGTTGTGACTGTGTCAACATCAGAATCCATACAATAGgacctctgtagttgaccacctccttcagttgatctaattttcacagaccggacatgcacctCAGGTATGAATCCACACAGTAGGCcttttccttatgttgaccagtttgttacagcctcTTGGGGgatcagcttacagaggttctagtgTATTTGGTCTTGCTGTCGTTTGGTGAGCTCCTCCTCTTGGAGGGAGCTGGGTGAAAGGCAGTGGGATCTCTCTatggtattcttttcttttgactgTGTGTGGATCTAtagttatctcaataaaagtttaatatttaaaaggGAAGGGGGGTGAAGTTTGCTGTGTGCCCCAGGCTCACCTCCTCAGAGGCCTCTCCTGGTCCTCCAGCCACAGGGCCCCAGGGTGACTGGCGAGGCACAGGGCTCAGTATGGAGGCCAGGCTGGGTGAGTCAGGAGAGCTGGTGCTGCCCACAGGTGTCCAGCATCACCGAGACTTGAGCACCCCAGTCCTGCGGCCCGACGTAGAGGCCCTGCAGCAGCTGGTGGAGGCAGCTGTAGCGCAGGTCCTGTCTGGGGCCACTGTCACTCTGACTGGTGGCTTCCGAAGGTAAGGGGGCTTGCAGTACCCTTCTGGCTGGGCTCCAGACTCCTTCCCAGTGAAGGGACCTGAGTTGGGGGTAGTGAAGCAGGTCCCACTCACTGAAGGGATGTAGCCTGAGGCTGATGTGAGAAGGCCTTGTCCTTGGGTTGGGGCCAGAGAGTCAAACTGGTCCCCTCAGGGGGAAGTTGCAGGGCCATGATGTGGACTTCCTTATTACCCACCCCGAGGAGGGCCAGGAGGCAGGGCTGCTACCCAGAGTCATACGCTGTCTGCAGGACCAGGTGAGGGCCTCGCCGTGCCCCTTCCTAGGGGTGACTGCTGGCTGGTGGCCCAGCCACCCTGGCCTCTTGCTGTCCCTGTACCACGTGGCAGTCCTGGCCATGTCTGCCTCTTGCCACAGGGCCTTGTCCTGTACCAGCAGTACCAGCACAGCCTCTATGGGGCTCCTTCCCATCACAGCCACACCATGGATGCTTTTGAGAGGAGTTTCTGCATTTtccgcctgccacaacccccaggaACTTCTGCCAGGGGGGCCCCTTCCTGTCCAGCATGGAAGGCTGTGAGAGTGGACTTGGTGATAGCACCCATCAGCCAGTTCCCTTTTGCTCTGCTTGGCTGGACTGGCTCCAAGGTAGGGAGAAGGCTGCTGGGCTGCCCAGGGCGGGGCGGCGAAAGGGGCTGGGCCAGCTCTGCTGAAGGGAGTCCCTTCCCTCTAGCTCTTTCAGAGGGATCTGCGCCGCTTCAGCCGGAAGGAAAAAGGGCTGTGTTTGAACAGCCATGGGCTGTTTAACCCAGAGCAGGTATGTTGCTGAGGACTGATGGCAGGAAACAGCCCCCACAGACTGCTGCCTGGCCCATAATTTGAAATGACTCCAGATCGCTATAGGCTAGGATCCATAGGACCCAAATCTGGGATTCCACACCTACATCCTGGCCCTCAAGAGCATATCCCAACTCGGGGctggctctgcctctctcccagcCTTCCTCCAGGGGAGCAGCCCTGGCTGGGCTTCTGCACCCTGCCGTGGCAGTGACCCTGGCCATGGCTCCCAGACCACTGAAGCCTCTGCTCCTGTTGCAGAACACAGTTTTCCATGTGGCTTCAGAGGAAGACATCTTCAGACACCTGGGCCTCGAGTACCTTCCTCCAGAGCAGAGAAATGCCTGAGCCTGCCTGTGGCCCCCACTTCCACtcaggaaaggaggggaggagctGCCCCTGACTTGGCCACTGAACATCTCCAGGCAGAAGGTGCACCACTGCCTCCCTCTTCACCTTCATCTCTCCTGGGTAGAAGAACCCCACCTGTGGGGTCCTGGCTTTGCTAGAGGTCAGTTTTGTCTGACCTGTCAGCCCCCATCAGCTGTGGGGCATCCGTGAGGTAGGGGCCTTCATGCCCCTCTCATCACTGTGGCACCCTGGGTcagccctcagcctccccaggactCAGGTTCCTGCCCTGGACAGGGTCTGAGCAAGGCCTGCCATGTGGACCCGTGACACAGACTGGTCATGAATGCCACATCTCTGCCTGGAACACAGCCTTGGATCAGTTAGTTGCCGTTACTGTGACTCCTATAGGGCACCTGGCTTGGAGTGTCCCTGCCCTGCATTTGAGCCATGAGGTGGCAGTTACAGTTCTTGGTATGGGATGCTAAGGGGTGTGCTGTAGGCGTCTAGGGAGGGTGAAGTCTGGGGAGAGAGTGTGAGGAAGAGAACTTCCAGTGCTCAGGCTTCACCTCTGCAGCCCCCACCCACGCTTTCTGCTTCTGCCTTTAGGGCCTGGTCTCAGcgtagtcttttaaaaataggtcACATCCTGCCACTGCTCCCTCAGAGCCCTCTCTCCCATGGTTCCAAACTCAGATTCCTCCATAGCTTCCAGGCCTCTGTTATTTCTTCCTCGCCTCTCTCCAGCCTGGCTGGCCCCAGCTTCTGCCTGTCTCACTGCTTTCCTTGATGCGCCATAGGCCCCAAGTGGCCCGGTCCTTcttcacagaagcagaagcacTGAGGTGGGCTGGACACACCTGTCCCCTCTGAGTTCTCATCCCCCGAAGCACGCTTTGACCTCAGGGGCTTTGTTTTTGCCACACTGTCCATCTGGAGTgtgctttctcctcctcctcccggcCTTCACTCAAAAGTCACTTTGTCAGCGGAGGACTTCCCAGACCACTTaccacattaaaatatatttttaaaatgaacgtGTAGTAAAATGGACTCTTTGTGGGTGCAGTTTGGTCAATTTTCACACATGTAGACTCATCCACTTCTGTTACCATCAAGGCACACCAGATCCAACCCCAGAATCTTCCCTCATGCTACCCCATTGTGATCATCTGGCTCCCCACCCTGTGCCCACTCATccagttttcctttctctgtgatGTCATAAATGGAACCAAACTATGTGTAACCTTTTGACTGACATCTGTCCCTCAGCAGGATACCTTTGAGATTCTTGCAGGCTGTTGTGCGTATAGCTGGttccttttgttaattttttgtgaCAGGGTATcactgttgccccagctagactgcagtgatgtcatcatagtttacagcaacctaaactcctggGTGCAATCGATtcttctgcatcagcctcccaagtaactgggattacaggcatgtgccaccacactcacCTAATTcgttctattatttatttatttatttttgctgcttttcAGAATATTGAGgtgtacacattttatttacatattttgttttcatac is a window from the Nycticebus coucang isolate mNycCou1 chromosome 11, mNycCou1.pri, whole genome shotgun sequence genome containing:
- the POLM gene encoding DNA-directed DNA/RNA polymerase mu isoform X1 — translated: MLPKRRRTRVGSPGGDAASSERPSTRFPGVTIYLVERRMGRSRRAFLTRLACSKGFRVLDACSSEVTHIVMEQTSAEEAVCWQERREAAAPSECTPATLLDISWFTESLAAGQPVPVECRHRLEVAEPRKGPPSSIWMPAYACQRPTPLTHHNISLSEALETLAEAAGFEGSEGRSLTFLRAASVLRALPRPVVAVTQLRGLPHVGKHSFRVVQELLEHGVCEEVERVRHSERYQTMKLFTQIFGVGVRTADRWYQEGLRTLDDLREQPQRLTQQQKAGVQHHRDLSTPVLRPDVEALQQLVEAAVAQVLSGATVTLTGGFRRGKLQGHDVDFLITHPEEGQEAGLLPRVIRCLQDQGLVLYQQYQHSLYGAPSHHSHTMDAFERSFCIFRLPQPPGTSARGAPSCPAWKAVRVDLVIAPISQFPFALLGWTGSKLFQRDLRRFSRKEKGLCLNSHGLFNPEQNTVFHVASEEDIFRHLGLEYLPPEQRNA